From Gouania willdenowi chromosome 18, fGouWil2.1, whole genome shotgun sequence, one genomic window encodes:
- the LOC114480392 gene encoding NLR family CARD domain-containing protein 3-like, which produces MDQDTVKEQHEIQTEDQRKQLTPGPEPSCVSFRSDQSMHKLIDFKGGPSTDPHSLEGVDGSSGAEPDSIFTLLEDNIIRFVKAELKHVQKIVDGDDPECSERQMEGEDKEQKRSREAFLNITLYFLKRMKQEELAERLQSRIKARYQRELKSKLKKKFQCVREGVAKAGSPTLLKDIFTELYITEGVGGEVNQEHEVIQIETASRRSDSAERAITLEELFKAPPGRPRPIRTVMTKGVAGIGKTLLTHKFTVDWAEDKAQQEVHYTFPLTFRELNVLRGRSFSLMGLVDHFFFGSKEAGICNFQDFLVLFILDGLDECRLPLDFLSTQTLTDVSESTSVEVLLINLIRGELLPSARLWITTRPAAANQIPPEFVDMMTEVRGFTDPQKDEYFRRRSTDEEQVSRIMSHIRTCRSLHIMCHIPLFCWITATVLEDMLKSREDGELPRTLTQIYSHYVVLQTKVKMVKFDGGAATDPHWSPQSREMMESLGKLAFEQLQKGKLIFYESDLTECGMDLRTASVCSGVFTQIFIEESSLYQDKVFTFIHLSLQEFLAALHVHQIFISSEVNLLEHQQLEKKTSKKFTYQKPTLNLLHQSAVDEALRSPNGHLDLFLRFLLGVSLPTNQRLLQGLLTQTGSDSRTNQRTVKYIKEKLSESLSTERSINLFHCLNEVNDCSLLEQIQQSMKSGRLSTEELSPAQWSALVFILLSSEEHLNIFDLKRLSPSEEAFLKLLPVVKASKKAELSSCGLSERSCAALSSVLSSQSSSVKHLDLSNNHLQDSGVKLLCEGLKSPHCILDSLSLSGCVITEVGGASLAAALSSNSSSVRELD; this is translated from the exons cagcttggagggtgtggatggttcctctggagctgagcctgactccatctttacg ctgctggaggacaacatcatcagatttgttaaggctgaactcaaacacgtgcagaagattgtggatggagatgatccagagtgCTCAGAGAGGCAGATGGAGGGTGAAGATAAGGAGCAGAAGAGGAGCAGGGAGGCCTTTCTGAACATCacactgtatttcctgaagaggatGAAACAGGAGGAGCTGGCTGAGCGTCTGCAGAGCA GAATAAAGGCTCGATACCAACGTGAGCTGAAGTCCAAGCTGAAGAAGAAGTTCCAGTGTGTGCGGGAGGGTGTGGCTAAAGCAGGAAGTCCAACCCTCCTGAAGGATATCTTCACAGAGCTCTACATCACAGAGGGAGTGGGTGGAGAAGTCAACCAGGAACATGAGGTCATACAGATAGAAACAGCATCCAGGAGATCAGACTCAGCAGAAAGAGCCATCACACTAGAAGAGCTCTTTAAAGCTCCTCCTGGAAgacctcgaccaatcaggacagtgatgacaaagggcgtggctggcattgggaaaacactcttaacacacaagttcactgtggactgggctgaagacaaagcccagcaggaggtccactacacattcccactgaccttcagagagctgaacgtgctaagggggaggagcttcagcttgatgggacttgttgatcacttcttctttggaagcaaagaagcaggaatctgcaacttccaggacttcctggttttgttcatcttggatggtctggatgagtgtcggctccctctggacttcctcagcactcagaccctgactgatgtctcagagtccacctcagtggaggttctgctgataaacctcatcagaggagaactgcttccatcagcccgcctctggataaccacacggcctgcagcagccaatcagatccctcCTGAGTTTGTGGACATGATGACAGAGGTCAGAGGATTTACGGACCCTCAGAAGGACGAGTACTTCAGGAGGAGAtccacagatgaggagcaggtcagcaggatcatgtcccacatcaggacgtgccgtagcctccacatcatgtgccacatcccgctcttctgctggatcactgctacagttctggaggacatgttgaagagcagagaggacggagagctgcccaggactctgactcagatctaCAGCCACTATGTGGTACTTCAGACCAAAGTCAAGATGGTGAAGTTTGATGGAGGAGCTGCCACAGATCCACACTGGAGTCCACAGAGCAGGGAGATGATGGAGTCTCtgggaaaactggcttttgagcagctgcagaaaggaaagctgatcttctatgagagtgatctgacagagtgtggcatggacctcagaacagcctcagtgtgctcaggAGTGTTCACACAGATCTTCATAGAGGAGAGCAGCCTGTACCAGGACAAGGTGTTCACCTTCATTCACCTGAGCCTTCAGGAGTTTCTGGCTGCTCTTCACGTCCATCAAATCTTTATCAGCTCTGAAGTCAACCTGCTGGAACATCAACAACTGGAGAAGAAGACCTCAAAGAAATTTACATATCAAAAACCAACTCTGAACCTTCTCCATCAGAGCGCTGTGGACGAGGCCTTACGGAGTCCAAACGGACACTTGGACTTGTTCCTCCGCTTCCTGCTGGGTGTTTcactgccgaccaatcagaggctcctacaaggcctgctgacacagacaggaagtgactcacggaccaatcagagaacagttaaatacatcaaggagaagctgagtgagagtttgtccacagagagaagcatcaACCTGTTCCACTGTCTGAATGAAGTGAATGATTGCTCTCTGCTGGAGCAGATCCAACAGTCCATGAAATCAGGACgtctctccacagaggaactgtctccagctcagtggtcagctctggtcttcatcttactgtcatcaGAAGAACATCTGAATATCTTTGACCTGAAGAGATTATCTCCTTCAGAGGAAGCTTTTTTGAAGCTTCTCCCAGTGGTTAAAGCCTCCAAGAAAGCTGA GTTGAGttcctgtggtctctcagagagaagctgtgcagctctgtcctcagtcctcagctctcagtcctccagtgtgaaacatcttGACCTGAGTAACAACcatctgcaggattcaggagtgaagctgctgtgtgaaggactgaagagtcctcactgtatactggactctctcag tctgtcaggttgtgtcatcacagaggtgggaggggcttctctggcagcagctttgagctccaactcctccagtgtgagagagctggac